CTTTTTGCCCTCCACCGGGAAGCAGGTCTCCACCCGCTTGTCGAGGTTGCGCTCCATCCAGTCGGCACTGGACAGGAAGATCTTCTCGTCGCCGCCATTGAGGAAGTAGAACACCCGGGTGTGTTCGAGGAAGCGGCCGATGATCGAGCGCACCTGGATGTTGTGCGACACCCCCGGAATGCCCGGGCGCAAGCAGCACATGCCGCGCACCACCAGGTCGATGCGCACGCCGGTCTGGCTGGCCTTGTACAACGCGCGGATGATCTTCGGATCGGTCAGCGAGTTGAACTTGGCCATGATGTGCGCGGCCTTGCCCTCGCTGGCCTGTTGGGTCTCGAAGGCGATCAGGTCGAGCAGGGTCTTCTTCAGGGTGAAGGGCGCGTGCAGCAGCTTCTTCATGCGCAGGGTCTTGCCCATGCCGATCAGTTGGTTGAACAGCTTGGATACGTCTTCACCCAGGGCCACGTCGGCAGTCAGCAGGCTGTAGTCGGTGTACAGCTTGGCGTTGCCGGCGTGGTAGTTGCCGGTGCCGAGGTGGGCGTAGCGGCGCAGCTCGCCGGCCTCGCGACGGAGGATCAGCATCATCTTGGCGTGGGTCTTGAAGCCGACCACGCCGTAGATCACCACCGCGCCGGCAGCCTGCAGGCGGCTGGCCAGCTGCAGGTTGGACTCCTCGTCGAAGCGCGCGCGCAGCTCGATCACCGCAGTGACCTCCTTGCCGTTGCGCGCCGCCTCCACCAGGGCGTCGACGATCTCCGAGTTGGCCCCGGAGCGGTACAGGGTCTGCTTGATCGCCAGCACGTGCGGGTCTTTCGCCGCCTGGCGCAGCAGGTCGACCACCGGGGTGAACGACTCGAAGGGGTGCAGCAGCAGCACGTCCTGCTTGCCGACCACGTTGAAGATGTTCTCGCTGTTCTGCAGCAGCTTGGGGATCACCGGGGTGAACGGCGCGTACTGCAGCTCCGGGTGGCTTTCCAGCCCGGTGATGGCGAACAGGCGGGTCAGGTTGACCGGGCCGTTGACCCGGTACAGCTCGCTGTCACTGAGGTTGAACTGCTTGAGCAGGTAGTCCGACAGGTGTTTCGGGCAGGTGTCGGCCACTTCCAGGCGTACCGCATCACCATAGCGACGACTGAACAGCTCGCCACGCAGGGCGCGGGCCAGGTCTTCGACGTCCTCGGTGTCCACCGACAGGTCGGCGTTGCGGGTCAGGCGGAACTGGTAGCAGCCCTTGACCTTCATGCCCTGGAACAGGTCGTCGGCGTGGGCGTGGATCATCGAGGAGAGGAACACATAGTTGTCCCCCGCGCCGCCAACTTCCTCCGGCACTTTGATGATCCGCGGCAGCAGGCGCGGCGCCGGGATGATGGCCAGGCCGGAGTCGCGGCCGAAGGCGTCGACGCCTTCCAGCTCGACGATGAAGTTGAGACTCTTGTTCACCAGCAGCGGGAACGGGTGCGTCGGGTCGAGGCCGATCGGGGTGATGATCGGCGCGATCTCGTCGCGGAAGTAGCGGCGCACCCAGGTCTTCAGCTTGACCGTCCAGTAGCGGCGGCGGATGAAGTTGACCTGGTGCTTGGCCAGGGCCGGCAGCAGCACGTCGTTGAGCAGGGCGTACTGGCGGTCGACCTGTTCGTGGGCGATC
The window above is part of the Pseudomonas alcaligenes genome. Proteins encoded here:
- the ppk1 gene encoding polyphosphate kinase 1, whose product is MNTEGLSKNQVADAALDSEQALPVAVVAEVVAAVEPEPQAPAPVAPPIPGLDDSSLYIHRELSQLQFNIRVLEQALDESYPLLERLKFLLIFSSNLDEFFEIRVAGLKKQINFAREQAGADGLLPSQVLARISEIAHEQVDRQYALLNDVLLPALAKHQVNFIRRRYWTVKLKTWVRRYFRDEIAPIITPIGLDPTHPFPLLVNKSLNFIVELEGVDAFGRDSGLAIIPAPRLLPRIIKVPEEVGGAGDNYVFLSSMIHAHADDLFQGMKVKGCYQFRLTRNADLSVDTEDVEDLARALRGELFSRRYGDAVRLEVADTCPKHLSDYLLKQFNLSDSELYRVNGPVNLTRLFAITGLESHPELQYAPFTPVIPKLLQNSENIFNVVGKQDVLLLHPFESFTPVVDLLRQAAKDPHVLAIKQTLYRSGANSEIVDALVEAARNGKEVTAVIELRARFDEESNLQLASRLQAAGAVVIYGVVGFKTHAKMMLILRREAGELRRYAHLGTGNYHAGNAKLYTDYSLLTADVALGEDVSKLFNQLIGMGKTLRMKKLLHAPFTLKKTLLDLIAFETQQASEGKAAHIMAKFNSLTDPKIIRALYKASQTGVRIDLVVRGMCCLRPGIPGVSHNIQVRSIIGRFLEHTRVFYFLNGGDEKIFLSSADWMERNLDKRVETCFPVEGKKLTTRVKKELESYLSDNTQAWVLQPDGRYLRTSPSGNANPRSAQTALLDKLTALQVLR